The following proteins come from a genomic window of Pyxidicoccus sp. MSG2:
- the rseP gene encoding RIP metalloprotease RseP, protein MLQNAGLFILLLGVLVTVHELGHFLVAKACGVKVLKFSIGFGPKLIGFTKGETEYQIALLPLGGYVKMAGDLPHEELTPEEASRGFLAQPPWKRGLIVLAGPAFNLIFPILIYFFVYVGPHQATSTLVRTVSPGLPAAAAGIRPGDRLVSVDGVPVRTFNDISEAFIGRFERPMPVVVDRGGQRVTVEVTPQKLVESNPIETVEKGSIGIGAASRPALLGVPRGTVAEQAGLRTFDRVLSVNGVKVEDEGQLGQTLEKFPEGTPMQLAVRRLDAVEAGAVTGRIPRVVDITVPKQAGAGMAALGGAETADLYLAIVAPGSAADKAGIRPGDRVVSLDGEKIESFQKLALRLNKLKDQPFTLVWRGADGERTEKLAQAPLPTEDGMGSAPLALGVRGWLLTASDVPPADEVTVYIGPGEALREAALIVPKIVGQMVKVIGGLFVGTVPLNTVGGPIMMYQMASKTAEQGLDSFLNLMALISINLGVMNLLPIPVLDGFHLLSAAWEGVRRRPIPVRVREVANVVGLALLIMLMLLAVKNDIMR, encoded by the coding sequence ATGCTCCAGAACGCCGGGTTGTTCATCCTGTTGTTGGGCGTGCTCGTGACGGTGCACGAGCTCGGCCACTTCCTCGTGGCCAAGGCCTGTGGGGTGAAGGTCCTGAAGTTCTCCATCGGCTTCGGACCGAAGCTGATTGGCTTCACCAAGGGTGAGACGGAGTACCAGATTGCCCTGCTGCCCCTGGGCGGCTACGTGAAGATGGCGGGCGACCTGCCCCACGAGGAGCTCACCCCGGAAGAGGCCAGCCGGGGCTTCCTGGCGCAGCCGCCCTGGAAGCGCGGCCTCATCGTCCTGGCGGGGCCGGCGTTCAACCTCATCTTCCCCATCCTCATCTACTTCTTCGTCTACGTCGGCCCGCACCAGGCCACGTCCACCCTGGTGCGCACCGTCAGCCCGGGCCTGCCCGCCGCCGCCGCCGGCATCCGCCCGGGCGACAGGCTGGTGTCCGTGGATGGTGTGCCGGTGCGCACCTTCAACGACATCTCGGAGGCCTTCATCGGCCGCTTCGAGCGCCCCATGCCGGTGGTGGTCGACCGCGGCGGGCAGCGCGTCACGGTGGAGGTGACGCCGCAGAAGCTCGTGGAGTCGAACCCCATCGAGACGGTGGAGAAGGGCTCGATTGGCATCGGCGCCGCGTCCCGGCCGGCCCTGCTGGGCGTGCCCCGGGGCACCGTCGCCGAGCAGGCCGGCCTGAGGACCTTCGACCGCGTCCTGTCCGTCAACGGCGTCAAGGTGGAGGACGAGGGGCAGCTCGGGCAGACCCTGGAGAAGTTCCCGGAGGGGACGCCGATGCAGCTCGCCGTGCGCCGGCTGGACGCGGTGGAGGCGGGGGCGGTGACGGGGCGCATTCCCCGCGTGGTGGACATCACCGTGCCGAAGCAGGCGGGCGCGGGGATGGCGGCGCTGGGCGGCGCCGAGACGGCGGACCTGTACCTGGCCATCGTCGCCCCGGGCAGCGCGGCGGACAAGGCCGGCATCCGCCCGGGAGACCGCGTCGTCTCGCTCGACGGCGAGAAGATCGAATCCTTCCAGAAGCTCGCGCTGAGGCTCAACAAGTTGAAGGACCAGCCCTTCACGCTCGTGTGGCGCGGCGCGGATGGCGAGCGCACGGAGAAGCTGGCACAGGCGCCGCTGCCCACCGAGGACGGGATGGGCTCCGCGCCGCTGGCGCTCGGCGTGCGCGGCTGGCTGCTGACCGCCTCGGACGTGCCCCCGGCGGATGAGGTGACTGTCTACATCGGCCCGGGCGAGGCGCTCCGCGAGGCGGCGCTCATCGTCCCGAAAATCGTCGGGCAGATGGTGAAGGTCATCGGCGGCCTGTTCGTGGGCACGGTGCCCCTGAACACGGTGGGTGGGCCCATCATGATGTACCAGATGGCGTCCAAGACGGCCGAGCAGGGCCTGGACAGCTTCCTCAACCTGATGGCCCTCATCTCCATCAACCTGGGGGTGATGAACCTGCTGCCCATCCCCGTGCTGGACGGCTTCCACCTGCTGTCCGCCGCGTGGGAGGGCGTGCGCCGCCGTCCCATTCCGGTGCGCGTGCGCGAGGTTGCCAACGTGGTCGGCCTGGCGCTGCTCATCATGCTGATGCTGCTGGCCGTCAAGAACGACATCATGCGCTAG
- a CDS encoding SDR family oxidoreductase, translated as MKPLEGRIALVAGATRGAGRGIAAMLGEAGATVYCTGRSVRGQPASGPKRPETIEETAELVDARGGRGIAVRVDHSVEEEVIALCERIRREHGRLDVLVNDIWGGEQLVEFGPPFWKQSPAKGQLMFERAVFTHLLTSRYAVPLMVEQDRGLIVEVTDGNSFSYRGSLWYDLVKMSVIRLAFGMSRDLRRTKVTALALTPGFLRSEEMLETFGVTEANWRDGAKVEPDFICSESPFFVGRAVAALAADPRVRSKAGRVFASWDLAREYGFTDVDGTQPHWAEHFERTYRTPYKIADEAAYASWLDGSIETVRPNWPVY; from the coding sequence ATGAAGCCACTCGAAGGACGCATCGCCCTCGTCGCAGGTGCCACGCGTGGGGCAGGGCGCGGCATCGCCGCCATGCTCGGAGAGGCCGGGGCCACCGTGTACTGCACCGGCCGCAGCGTCCGGGGCCAGCCTGCCTCCGGCCCCAAGCGCCCGGAGACCATCGAGGAAACCGCCGAGCTGGTCGACGCACGCGGAGGCAGGGGCATCGCCGTCCGCGTGGACCACTCCGTGGAAGAAGAAGTCATCGCCCTCTGCGAGCGCATCCGCCGCGAGCACGGCCGGCTCGACGTCCTCGTCAACGACATCTGGGGCGGGGAGCAGCTCGTCGAGTTCGGCCCGCCGTTCTGGAAGCAGTCCCCCGCGAAGGGGCAGCTCATGTTCGAGCGCGCCGTCTTCACGCACCTCCTCACGAGCCGCTACGCCGTCCCGCTCATGGTGGAGCAGGACCGCGGCCTCATCGTCGAAGTCACGGACGGCAACAGCTTCAGCTACCGCGGCAGCCTCTGGTACGACCTGGTGAAGATGTCCGTCATCCGCCTGGCCTTCGGCATGTCGCGAGACCTCCGCCGCACGAAAGTCACGGCGCTCGCCCTGACGCCGGGCTTCCTGCGCTCGGAGGAGATGCTCGAGACCTTCGGCGTCACCGAGGCCAACTGGCGCGACGGCGCGAAGGTGGAGCCGGACTTCATCTGCTCGGAGTCTCCCTTCTTCGTGGGCCGCGCTGTCGCCGCGCTCGCCGCCGACCCCAGGGTGCGCTCCAAGGCCGGTCGCGTCTTCGCCTCCTGGGACCTCGCGCGCGAGTACGGCTTCACCGATGTCGACGGCACCCAGCCGCACTGGGCCGAGCACTTCGAGCGCACCTACCGCACCCCGTACAAAATCGCGGACGAGGCCGCCTACGCGTCCTGGCTCGACGGCTCCATCGAGACCGTCAGACCCAACTGGCCCGTCTACTGA
- a CDS encoding isoprenyl transferase: protein MERPLVSALELQVKARPVPRHVGIIMDGNGRWAESRGLPRLEGHREGSSSVREVTRTARRLGIQALTLYAFSSQNWARPAEEVAGLMELLRDYLERERPEILDNGIRLNAIGDMDRLPRYVRDPLDRLIADSAHNTGMVLSLALSYGGREEILHAATRMAEAIARGELAAGRVEEKDFEQFLWTNGLPPLDLVVRTSGELRVSNFLLWQVAYAELCFTDALWPDFRTDEFLRCVSQYQQRERRFGLTSAQVKREDPPQRAKA, encoded by the coding sequence ATGGAACGCCCCTTGGTTTCCGCCCTCGAGCTTCAGGTGAAGGCCCGTCCCGTGCCTCGCCACGTGGGCATCATCATGGATGGCAACGGCCGCTGGGCGGAGTCCCGGGGCCTGCCCCGGCTGGAGGGCCATCGCGAGGGCAGCTCCAGTGTGCGCGAAGTCACCCGCACCGCGCGCCGCCTGGGCATCCAGGCCCTCACGCTGTACGCCTTCTCCTCGCAGAACTGGGCCCGGCCCGCCGAGGAGGTCGCCGGCCTCATGGAGCTGCTGCGCGACTACCTCGAGCGCGAGCGCCCCGAAATCCTCGACAACGGCATCCGCCTCAACGCCATTGGCGACATGGACCGGCTGCCCCGCTACGTGCGTGATCCGCTGGACCGGCTGATCGCCGACTCCGCGCACAACACCGGCATGGTGCTGTCCCTGGCGCTGTCCTATGGCGGGCGGGAGGAAATCCTCCACGCGGCCACGCGCATGGCGGAGGCCATCGCCAGGGGTGAGCTGGCGGCCGGCCGCGTCGAGGAGAAGGACTTCGAGCAGTTCCTCTGGACGAACGGGCTGCCCCCGCTGGACCTGGTGGTGCGCACCAGCGGCGAGCTGCGCGTGTCCAACTTCCTGCTCTGGCAGGTGGCGTACGCGGAGCTGTGCTTCACGGACGCCCTGTGGCCGGACTTCCGCACCGATGAGTTCCTCCGCTGCGTGTCTCAGTACCAGCAGCGCGAGCGGCGCTTCGGACTCACTTCCGCCCAGGTGAAGCGGGAGGATCCTCCCCAGCGGGCCAAGGCGTGA
- a CDS encoding protein kinase domain-containing protein, whose product MQLGKYQLVRKLATGGMAEVYLAKAAGPMGFEKTLVLKRILPHLSEDPAFVEMFLGEAKLAAQLEHPNVVQIFDFGEADGSFFLAMELIDGPNLRKLVKRAQEVPLPPALCAKLVAFAAEGLAYAHEFRDPATGEPLGLIHRDVSPDNILVSRQGAVKVVDFGIAKVAGQGHRTQTGVVKGKVAYMPPEQLQTKPLDKRVDVYALGVVLYELLTGKRPFDATTDVSVMQAILFEPFIPAVQRRGDLPAALVQVLERALAKDRDKRYPDCRVLQADLERFVMSTGESVGAYQIAQFMAQVMADGAGGPVGVTPQSVAPRVQTGPKPATAPRSMVAPPEPPVDSTSPTTPMPISLRSGVGKAPRQTITIEELPALHSEAGAHVRSTVDDLPALGPAPRATVQERAIPASGRAPSSSRPRTEARPALGIGVARGRVGESWKPPEAVVMDAAGAVAPSAPVHAEVAAKVDADDAVHTRSAEFAAPQQAPKGSRNLVAVAVGGVLLAVGGAVVMFGSGSERAVPVTIKPLPEQVAPVEAEAARVPAAPAPEAVAAPVASPSGNSVAERAARQPVVEAPPQTGAPSGASESKPVVTPPSMAAPSTPVAEPVVEKNAATQAPPRPRPAARSFVVVAKGTLEFRIRPYAVVSLDGKVLGQTPLAAVEVPVGKHTLRLVNKELGKDVTKSVEVKADQPNVFKLNLEAE is encoded by the coding sequence ATGCAATTAGGGAAGTACCAGCTCGTTCGTAAGCTCGCCACGGGGGGCATGGCGGAGGTCTATCTCGCCAAGGCCGCCGGGCCCATGGGCTTCGAGAAGACGCTCGTCCTCAAGCGCATCCTTCCGCACCTGTCGGAGGACCCGGCCTTTGTCGAGATGTTCCTCGGCGAGGCCAAGCTGGCGGCCCAGCTCGAGCACCCGAACGTGGTGCAGATCTTCGACTTCGGTGAAGCCGACGGCAGCTTCTTCCTGGCAATGGAGCTCATCGACGGGCCCAACCTGCGCAAGCTGGTGAAGCGCGCACAGGAGGTGCCACTGCCGCCGGCACTGTGCGCGAAGTTGGTGGCGTTCGCGGCGGAGGGGCTGGCGTACGCGCACGAGTTCCGAGACCCGGCGACAGGCGAGCCGCTGGGTCTGATTCACCGTGACGTGAGCCCGGACAACATCCTGGTGTCGCGGCAGGGCGCGGTGAAGGTGGTGGACTTCGGCATCGCCAAGGTGGCGGGGCAGGGGCACCGCACGCAGACGGGCGTGGTGAAGGGGAAGGTGGCGTACATGCCACCCGAGCAGCTCCAGACGAAGCCGCTGGACAAGCGGGTGGACGTCTATGCGCTCGGGGTGGTGCTGTACGAGCTGCTCACGGGGAAGCGACCGTTCGACGCGACGACGGACGTGAGCGTGATGCAGGCGATTTTGTTCGAGCCGTTCATTCCCGCAGTGCAGCGGCGGGGGGATTTGCCGGCGGCGCTGGTGCAGGTGCTGGAGCGGGCGCTCGCGAAGGACCGTGACAAGCGGTACCCGGACTGCCGGGTGCTGCAGGCCGATTTGGAGCGGTTCGTGATGTCCACCGGTGAGTCGGTGGGCGCGTACCAGATTGCGCAGTTCATGGCGCAGGTGATGGCGGATGGGGCGGGCGGGCCCGTGGGCGTGACGCCGCAGTCGGTGGCGCCGCGAGTGCAGACGGGGCCGAAGCCGGCGACGGCGCCGAGGTCCATGGTGGCCCCGCCGGAGCCGCCCGTGGATTCGACATCGCCCACGACGCCGATGCCGATTTCGCTGCGCTCCGGGGTGGGCAAGGCGCCCCGGCAGACGATTACGATTGAGGAGCTTCCGGCGTTGCACTCCGAGGCGGGTGCCCACGTGCGGTCGACTGTCGACGACCTCCCGGCGCTCGGCCCCGCGCCCCGCGCCACGGTCCAGGAGCGGGCGATTCCCGCGTCCGGCCGGGCGCCGTCGTCTTCGCGGCCCCGGACGGAAGCGCGTCCCGCGCTCGGAATTGGGGTGGCTAGAGGTCGCGTCGGCGAATCGTGGAAGCCGCCGGAAGCCGTGGTGATGGATGCGGCGGGGGCTGTAGCTCCGTCGGCGCCGGTGCATGCGGAGGTTGCCGCGAAGGTGGACGCGGACGATGCGGTGCATACGCGGAGCGCGGAGTTCGCCGCGCCGCAGCAGGCGCCGAAGGGCTCCCGGAACCTTGTCGCGGTGGCGGTGGGCGGGGTGTTGCTCGCGGTGGGCGGAGCCGTCGTGATGTTCGGCTCGGGCTCGGAGCGCGCGGTGCCGGTGACCATCAAGCCGCTGCCGGAGCAGGTGGCTCCTGTTGAGGCGGAGGCGGCTCGGGTTCCCGCGGCGCCGGCTCCGGAGGCTGTGGCGGCTCCTGTTGCTTCGCCCTCGGGGAACAGTGTGGCGGAGCGCGCTGCGCGGCAGCCGGTGGTGGAGGCTCCTCCGCAGACGGGTGCTCCATCGGGTGCTTCGGAGAGCAAGCCCGTGGTGACTCCGCCTTCGATGGCCGCGCCTTCGACGCCGGTGGCTGAGCCCGTCGTGGAGAAGAATGCGGCGACTCAGGCTCCTCCCCGCCCGCGACCGGCTGCGCGCTCGTTTGTCGTGGTTGCCAAGGGCACGCTGGAGTTCCGCATCCGTCCGTATGCGGTCGTGTCACTCGACGGGAAGGTGCTCGGTCAGACACCGCTCGCGGCCGTCGAGGTGCCCGTGGGCAAGCACACGCTGCGGCTCGTGAACAAGGAACTGGGCAAGGACGTGACGAAGTCCGTCGAGGTGAAGGCGGACCAGCCCAACGTGTTCAAGCTCAATTTGGAAGCGGAGTAG
- a CDS encoding phosphatidate cytidylyltransferase has product MNDKNRNLVIRAVSAVTLLPLVLLLLFLGGIWSAGLLGLAAAACVGEYYLIVQKRLTVAAWVGMLFAGVLPFLPLKDAARTGETAFWLTIVFAFFAWIYHLFKGPLAEAPTRTAHLVNGFLYGAVGLTALSALRLLPGDGLAWVICALVITWANDTAAYFFGRFLGKHKLYPEVSPNKTWEGFFGGMVGSVGGMFIARGFFFPVFTVWDCVLLGVVGGILGPIGDLCESMLKRAYGVKDSGFLIPGHGGVLDRIDALLFNAPLVFVYVQFVRGLLP; this is encoded by the coding sequence GTGAACGACAAGAACCGAAACCTCGTCATCCGCGCCGTCTCGGCAGTGACGCTCCTGCCGCTGGTGCTGCTGCTCCTGTTCCTCGGAGGCATCTGGAGCGCCGGGCTGCTCGGCCTGGCCGCCGCCGCCTGCGTGGGCGAGTACTACCTCATCGTCCAGAAGCGGCTGACGGTGGCCGCCTGGGTGGGGATGCTCTTCGCCGGCGTGCTGCCCTTCCTGCCGCTGAAGGACGCCGCCCGCACCGGTGAGACGGCCTTCTGGCTGACCATCGTCTTCGCGTTCTTCGCGTGGATCTACCACCTCTTCAAGGGCCCCCTCGCCGAGGCCCCCACGCGCACCGCGCACCTCGTCAACGGCTTCCTGTACGGCGCGGTGGGCCTCACCGCCCTGTCCGCCCTGCGGCTTTTGCCCGGGGACGGCCTGGCGTGGGTCATCTGTGCGCTGGTCATCACCTGGGCCAACGACACCGCCGCCTACTTCTTCGGCCGCTTCCTGGGGAAGCACAAGCTCTACCCCGAGGTGAGCCCGAACAAGACGTGGGAGGGCTTCTTCGGCGGAATGGTGGGCTCGGTGGGCGGCATGTTCATCGCCCGGGGCTTCTTCTTCCCCGTCTTCACCGTGTGGGATTGCGTGCTCCTGGGCGTGGTGGGCGGAATCCTCGGGCCCATCGGCGACCTGTGCGAGTCCATGCTCAAGCGGGCCTACGGCGTGAAGGACTCGGGCTTCCTCATCCCCGGGCACGGCGGCGTCCTGGACCGCATCGACGCGCTGTTGTTCAACGCCCCGCTGGTGTTCGTCTACGTGCAATTCGTCCGCGGCCTCCTCCCGTAG
- a CDS encoding putative metal-binding motif-containing protein: MRATVSYDGFKPGCVRVTARDVEGGSKLLSTEFEGADVKGDATGGSLIVTVLPPDSWGSKVEVEAQAFERACTGEPVVTHSQQVTMTRGKTTATTMQLLATDDDQDGYVSRLTGGTDCNDHRPDINPGVTEELCNGVDDNCNDQADTTELQLGQACTEGASCQGTRACGDNGKVICNVPNATMAYPDADGDGHGDRNATATTFCNGVPSGFVTSPNDDCDDRVGTGANVFPGAQERCDGKDNDCDAQTDEDFPRLNQACTDPGTQCGGTQQCSAQGTAEVCVIPQPVPTWYPDDDGDGYGRNAGSQQTCVQPAGAYVSQGNDCDDGNTFTHPLATEICDGLDNDCDTLPEATAVCPNGGPTWNTRTEGSATQLWTSVSSWTPGGVWVVGDNNRRAVMKPGDTTFSVTASTAGGCGSGTVGWNAVWADPNNNGRAYFLSSGGRFAGQDASSADCTQLANSGLVNYGITGFQTNSVLDLYGVSSSSSAGEGAAFQWDGVSSTAAFNPPGNVIANVYDVHGISRDTLFAVGGYDSGAGTGPRLYRFTTTDSTWQTQNVQAIAGLARLNGVWVVNDKVAFAVGQSGSALRWNGMAWSKLTFPNSDNLTSVVAFGANSAYATTTNGRIYRYNGTDWTMIHELAGTTFRDISGTSPADLWVVGTNGKILHWPQ; the protein is encoded by the coding sequence GTGCGGGCCACGGTGTCCTACGACGGCTTCAAACCTGGCTGCGTGCGGGTGACGGCGCGCGACGTGGAAGGTGGCAGCAAGCTTCTCTCGACGGAATTCGAAGGCGCGGACGTCAAGGGCGACGCCACAGGAGGCAGCCTCATCGTGACTGTGCTCCCTCCCGACAGCTGGGGCAGCAAGGTGGAGGTGGAGGCCCAGGCCTTCGAGCGCGCCTGCACTGGCGAGCCGGTGGTGACGCACTCACAGCAGGTCACAATGACGCGGGGCAAGACGACGGCCACGACGATGCAACTGCTCGCGACGGACGATGACCAGGACGGCTACGTGTCCAGGCTCACGGGCGGCACGGACTGCAATGACCACAGGCCCGATATCAACCCGGGCGTGACGGAAGAACTGTGCAACGGCGTGGATGACAACTGCAATGACCAGGCGGACACGACGGAGCTTCAGCTGGGACAGGCGTGCACCGAGGGCGCCAGCTGCCAGGGCACGCGCGCATGTGGCGATAACGGAAAGGTCATCTGCAACGTGCCGAACGCCACCATGGCGTACCCGGACGCCGACGGGGATGGACATGGGGACAGGAACGCCACCGCCACGACCTTCTGTAATGGCGTTCCGTCGGGCTTCGTCACCAGCCCGAATGACGACTGCGACGACAGAGTCGGCACTGGCGCCAACGTGTTCCCCGGCGCCCAGGAGCGCTGCGACGGCAAGGACAATGATTGCGACGCTCAGACTGACGAGGACTTCCCGCGCCTCAACCAGGCGTGCACCGACCCGGGCACGCAGTGCGGTGGTACCCAGCAGTGCAGTGCGCAAGGCACGGCTGAGGTTTGTGTGATTCCCCAGCCCGTGCCCACGTGGTACCCGGATGACGACGGCGACGGGTATGGCCGGAACGCCGGGAGCCAGCAGACCTGCGTGCAGCCCGCGGGCGCGTACGTCAGCCAGGGCAACGACTGCGACGATGGCAATACCTTCACTCATCCCCTGGCGACCGAGATTTGCGACGGCCTCGACAACGACTGTGACACCCTGCCCGAAGCCACCGCAGTGTGCCCGAACGGTGGACCGACATGGAACACGCGCACCGAAGGTTCAGCGACGCAGCTCTGGACTTCGGTCTCCTCTTGGACTCCTGGTGGAGTGTGGGTAGTAGGGGATAACAACCGCCGCGCAGTAATGAAGCCAGGGGACACCACCTTCAGTGTGACCGCATCAACGGCTGGTGGCTGCGGATCTGGCACTGTCGGGTGGAACGCGGTGTGGGCGGACCCGAACAACAACGGCCGTGCCTATTTCCTCTCCAGCGGGGGCCGGTTCGCCGGTCAGGACGCTTCGAGCGCGGACTGCACCCAGCTCGCCAACAGCGGATTGGTGAATTACGGCATCACGGGATTCCAGACCAACTCCGTCCTCGATCTCTACGGGGTGAGCTCCAGCAGCAGCGCAGGCGAAGGTGCCGCCTTCCAATGGGATGGTGTCAGCAGCACGGCGGCCTTCAATCCCCCAGGCAACGTCATTGCCAACGTGTATGACGTCCACGGCATCTCGCGGGACACGCTCTTCGCGGTCGGCGGCTATGACTCTGGCGCAGGCACCGGGCCTCGCCTCTATCGATTCACAACCACGGATTCGACGTGGCAGACGCAGAACGTACAGGCAATCGCTGGGCTCGCACGCCTCAACGGCGTCTGGGTGGTGAACGACAAGGTGGCCTTCGCCGTCGGCCAGTCGGGCTCCGCCCTTCGCTGGAACGGCATGGCCTGGAGCAAGCTGACCTTCCCCAACAGCGACAACCTGACCTCCGTCGTGGCCTTCGGCGCCAACTCCGCCTACGCCACCACCACCAACGGCCGCATCTACCGGTACAACGGCACGGACTGGACGATGATCCACGAGCTCGCGGGCACGACGTTCAGGGACATCTCCGGCACCAGCCCCGCGGACCTCTGGGTCGTGGGCACCAACGGGAAGATCCTCCACTGGCCGCAATGA
- a CDS encoding helix-turn-helix transcriptional regulator, with protein MRADRLVRLTLLLQTRPKMTAGELARELEVSERTIHRDVEALSSAGVPVYALRGAEGGVALLEGWRTQLTGLTRAELHALATVGAPGALEDLGLSAPLRTGLVKLAAALPAIQQPALEYARQRLHVDASSWFAEREPVPYLAVLRDAVWQDCRVSLVYRDFDGKQSQREVDPYALVIKADRWYLVAGKEGEPRVYRGSRVEGARMLAETFVRPARFDLPSFWREWCKRFGEKRASFEVTLRLTVEAAERLRQIRPRTEHARFDAAPRSRDGMKNVTVDFERESIAVGQLCEVGGGFEVLAPEELRSRLLGLANGILAAHGRAAPRRGTSRKMKR; from the coding sequence ATGAGAGCCGACCGACTCGTCAGGTTGACGTTGTTGCTGCAGACGCGCCCGAAGATGACGGCGGGCGAGCTGGCGCGTGAGCTCGAGGTGTCCGAGCGGACGATTCACCGCGATGTGGAGGCTCTCTCCAGCGCGGGCGTGCCGGTGTATGCGCTGCGCGGGGCGGAGGGTGGGGTTGCACTGCTCGAAGGATGGCGCACGCAGCTCACCGGGCTGACTCGGGCGGAATTGCATGCACTGGCGACGGTGGGGGCTCCGGGAGCGCTGGAGGATTTGGGGTTGTCGGCGCCGTTGCGCACGGGGCTGGTGAAGCTCGCGGCGGCGCTGCCGGCAATTCAACAGCCCGCGCTGGAGTACGCACGGCAGCGGCTCCATGTGGACGCGTCCTCGTGGTTCGCCGAGCGCGAGCCTGTTCCGTATCTGGCCGTGCTGCGGGATGCGGTGTGGCAGGACTGCCGTGTGTCGCTGGTGTACCGGGACTTCGATGGGAAGCAGAGCCAGCGGGAGGTGGACCCGTACGCGCTCGTCATCAAGGCGGACCGCTGGTACCTCGTTGCGGGGAAGGAGGGTGAGCCGCGCGTGTACCGGGGCTCACGGGTGGAGGGGGCGAGGATGCTGGCGGAGACCTTCGTCCGGCCCGCGCGCTTTGACTTGCCCTCGTTCTGGAGGGAGTGGTGCAAGCGCTTCGGCGAGAAGCGGGCGAGTTTTGAAGTCACGCTGCGGCTCACGGTGGAGGCGGCGGAGAGGCTGCGGCAGATACGGCCTCGGACGGAGCATGCGCGCTTCGATGCGGCGCCGAGGTCTCGGGATGGGATGAAGAACGTCACCGTGGACTTCGAGCGGGAGAGCATCGCTGTCGGCCAACTCTGTGAGGTGGGCGGCGGCTTCGAGGTGCTTGCGCCAGAGGAGCTGCGGAGCCGGCTGCTTGGACTGGCAAACGGGATTCTGGCGGCCCATGGCCGTGCGGCTCCGCGACGAGGTACCTCGCGGAAGATGAAGCGTTGA
- a CDS encoding tetratricopeptide repeat protein, which yields MTVIQSETGGLGTGVVRLASMESLSFWGTSVRGLFLSLVLVVPGLALAQQPAPVATKQADGLQARLLLKEAARLYEELEYEQALDALTQAKALAKTDDERTRVALYEGIVLADLGQRPRSLAAFREALSLKLEAQLPVKVSPKVARDFEAVRAEVRTERAVLARAKPITSQPPPATTDRPTRPADDVSGLMATPRPEAPEPGPAGDLGATSLEEKTSRRIRPLPVALLGAGVLAGGVGSYFGLQSKGNIQDARDASAADGQVAAAHLDEARGQALAANILFGVAVTAAAGAVITWFTGNETAHTDEVSP from the coding sequence TTGACTGTCATTCAGTCGGAAACCGGAGGCCTTGGGACGGGCGTGGTACGGTTGGCTTCCATGGAAAGCCTTTCATTCTGGGGGACGTCTGTCCGTGGTCTGTTCTTGAGCTTGGTCCTGGTGGTGCCAGGGCTGGCGCTCGCACAGCAACCGGCACCTGTCGCGACGAAGCAGGCGGATGGGCTCCAAGCGCGATTGCTATTGAAGGAGGCGGCGCGCCTCTACGAGGAACTGGAGTACGAACAGGCTCTCGACGCGCTGACTCAAGCCAAGGCCCTGGCGAAGACCGACGACGAGCGGACCCGGGTGGCGCTGTATGAGGGCATCGTGCTGGCGGACCTCGGCCAGCGGCCCCGGTCGCTCGCAGCGTTCCGTGAAGCGCTGTCCCTGAAGCTGGAGGCCCAGCTTCCGGTGAAGGTGTCTCCCAAGGTGGCGCGGGATTTCGAGGCCGTGCGTGCAGAAGTACGGACCGAACGCGCGGTGCTGGCGCGTGCGAAGCCAATCACTTCGCAGCCGCCTCCGGCGACGACGGACCGTCCGACGCGGCCTGCCGATGATGTCTCCGGCCTCATGGCGACGCCGAGGCCCGAAGCTCCCGAGCCTGGGCCGGCCGGAGACCTGGGCGCGACGTCGCTAGAGGAGAAAACCTCTCGCCGCATCCGCCCACTCCCGGTGGCACTGCTCGGTGCGGGCGTACTGGCTGGCGGAGTGGGGAGCTACTTCGGCCTTCAGTCCAAGGGCAACATCCAGGACGCGCGCGACGCCAGCGCCGCTGACGGCCAGGTCGCGGCCGCGCATCTGGATGAAGCCAGAGGGCAGGCACTTGCGGCCAACATCCTCTTCGGCGTCGCCGTCACCGCTGCGGCGGGCGCCGTCATCACCTGGTTCACCGGCAATGAGACGGCGCACACCGATGAGGTGTCTCCGTGA
- a CDS encoding septal ring lytic transglycosylase RlpA family protein, with product MRAPAVAFVLGLSLLAACAPRAAKPQPPETATRQDPKSSGSSRVTKREQMPRTYLGEGLASFYGPGLHGRPTASGERFNQNALTAAHRKERFGSCVRVVNMENGKQVDVRVNDRGPFVEGRIIDLSKAAAQKLDMLDKGVARVRLYRCETPVSEIPRASWAAPV from the coding sequence ATGCGAGCTCCCGCCGTTGCCTTCGTTCTCGGGTTGAGCCTCCTCGCGGCGTGCGCCCCGCGCGCCGCGAAGCCCCAGCCACCCGAGACGGCCACGCGGCAGGATCCGAAGTCCTCCGGCTCGTCGCGCGTGACGAAGCGCGAGCAGATGCCGCGCACGTACCTGGGCGAGGGGCTGGCGTCCTTCTACGGCCCGGGCCTGCACGGCCGGCCCACCGCCAGCGGCGAGCGCTTCAACCAGAACGCCCTCACCGCCGCTCACCGCAAGGAGCGCTTCGGCTCCTGCGTGCGCGTGGTGAACATGGAGAACGGCAAGCAGGTGGACGTGCGGGTGAATGACCGCGGGCCCTTCGTGGAGGGCCGCATCATCGACCTGTCCAAGGCGGCGGCGCAGAAGCTGGACATGCTGGACAAGGGCGTGGCGCGAGTGCGGCTGTACCGCTGCGAGACGCCCGTCTCGGAGATTCCCCGGGCGTCGTGGGCCGCGCCGGTGTAG